In Dysidea avara chromosome 3, odDysAvar1.4, whole genome shotgun sequence, a single window of DNA contains:
- the LOC136248418 gene encoding NACHT, LRR and PYD domains-containing protein 3-like — MVATPPVYSLTAEDELSPDFDFGVHSTTNKPPTGKYSPIGVSRLQARYLRYLSSDWPHYYVRLALVKQGEKVERADKNLEEITRLTLQGQVDKILLKKEQLGELRNIFHYQNKPCPRLILIMGGPGIGKTTLANEICVKWAKRDGFLAEDFDIVILIPLRSVQQRSIKEVMMEHIGKETYKQVKKSAGSRCLVILEGLDEMAAERRKNDPFLVRVVKECTLLEEATIMITSRPHACEKIDAGRKVEVVGFGKEEILEFVEKSFTNDVKCVEEFL; from the exons ATGGTAGCTACTCCACCAGTATATTCGCTAACTGCTGAGGACGAACTGTCTCCAGACTTTGACTTTG GTGTccattcaactacaaacaaacctcctACTGGGAAGTACAGTCCAATAGGTGTTAGCAGGTTACAAGCGAGGTACCTCAGATACTTGTCCTCTGATTGGCCACACTATTACGTTCGACTGGCTCTGGTGAAACAAGGAGAAAAGGTGGAAAGAGCAGATAAGAACTTGGAAGAGATAACAAGACTAACACTACAAGGACAAGTTGACAAAATATTGTTGAAGAAGGAACAACTTGGTGAGCTAAGGAACATCTTCCACTACCAGAACAAACCTTGTCCTCGACTGATACTAATAATGGGAGGCCCAG gtataggcaagacAACCCTTGCCAATGAGATCTGTGTGAAGTGGGCTAAGAGGGATGGGTTTTTAGCTGAGGACTTTGATATTGTGATCCTGATACCATTAAGGTCAGTCCAACAAAGGTCAATTAAAGAAGTGATGATGGAGCACATTGGAAAGGAGACATACAAGCAAGTGAAGAAATCAGCAGGTAGCAGATGTTTAGTGATCCTAGAAGGATTGGATGAGATGGCAGCTGAACGTCGAAAGAATGATCCTTTTTTAGTACGTGTGGTGAAGGAGTGTACATTGTTGGAGGAAGCCACAATAATGATCACATCAAGACCACATGCTTGTGAGAAGATAGACGCAGGCAGGAAAGTAGAAGTGGTAGGCTTTGGTAAAGAAGAAATTCTAGAGTTTGTGGAGAAGTCATTTACCAACGATGTGAAATGTGTTGAGGAGTTTTTATAG